In Populus trichocarpa isolate Nisqually-1 chromosome 16, P.trichocarpa_v4.1, whole genome shotgun sequence, a genomic segment contains:
- the LOC7466078 gene encoding selT-like protein: MDRSQILLLGLPIFLFCSDILNLFTTSPPPKPNPNDHHNIHQFQTKPQQVLQQQPLQFPTQKSSTIVGGLGNIGFGNVININFCVSCSYRGTAVTMKNMLESEFPGIQVILANHPASLPKRLLSKVVPAVQFGIIGIILAGEQIFPRLGFAAPPPWYYSLRANRFGSIASTWLFGNFIQSFLQSSGAFEVFCNGELVFSKLMEHRFPGEIELRDVVGKRLAIR; this comes from the exons ATGGATCGATCTCAAATCCTCCTTCTAGGCTTACCAATCTTTCTGTTTTGCTCAGACATTCTAAATCTCTTCACAACATCACCACCTCCAAAACCAAATCCAAATGATCACCACAACATCCATCAATTCCAAACCAAACCTCAACAAGTTCTTCAACAACAGCCACTTCAATTTCCCACACAG AAATCAAGCACCATTGTTGGAGGATTAGGCAATATTGGTTTTGGCAACGTTATTAACATCAACTTCTGTGTTTCTTGTTCTTACAG AGGAACTGCTGTGACTATGAAAAATATGCTGGAATCAGAATTTCCTGGGATACAGGTTATTTTGGCAAACCATCCTGCTTCGCTTCCGAAGCGCCTACTCAGCAAAGTAGTTCCTGCTGTTCAGTTTGGAATAATTGGGATAATATTGGCAGGCGAACAGATTTTTCCAAGGTTAGGATTTGCAGCTCCACCCCCGTGGTATTATTCGCTGCGTGCAAACAGATTCGGAAGTATTGCTAGCACTTGGCTTTTTGGAAACTTTATCCAATCATTCCTTCAGAGTTCTGGTGCTTTTGAAGTATTTTGCAATGGTGAATTG GTTTTCTCCAAGTTGATGGAGCATCGGTTTCCTGGTGAAATTGAGTTGAGGGATGTTGTTGGCAAAAGACTTGCTATCAGATGA
- the LOC7460359 gene encoding uncharacterized protein LOC7460359: protein MATKSSNEVQSKKREKRTGRENLLGYSEETKPRSRKLGEIVAKYRKSKDAFSLATSAKNKLVQRQEKLGKINNQTEELEGNSEDYASLANELLKKMEKRKWWQI, encoded by the exons ATGGCGACCAAATCATCCAATGAAGTTCAAAGCAAAAAGAGAG AGAAGAGAACTGGAAGGGAAAATTTATTGGGTTACAGCGAGGAAACAAAGCCCAGAAGCAGGAAACTTGGAGAAATCGTAGCTAAGTACAGAAAATCCAAG GATGCCTTTTCCCTGGCTACGAGTGCAAAGAACAAGCTGGTGCAAAGGCAGGAAAAGCTTGGT AAAATCAACAATCAAACTGAAGAGCTGGAAGGTAATTCAGAAGACTATGCATCATTGGCCAATGAACTTCTCAAGAAGatggagaaaagaaaatggtggCAAATATGA